A part of Coffea eugenioides isolate CCC68of unplaced genomic scaffold, Ceug_1.0 ScVebR1_1739;HRSCAF=2646, whole genome shotgun sequence genomic DNA contains:
- the LOC113755787 gene encoding putative disease resistance protein RGA1 has product MEAFVGILVDTLNSMIQKESGLLCGVATDMEKIARLLSTIKAVLEDAEQKQFTDKAIQLWFQELNGVAYEIDDVLDDYAAEASRVKYKNSGCFSLMCYPIAGNLVFRHRIGTRMKEILEKFNAIADERIKLGLIDQKRGSNHFQVDSTGTRETGSLLKEPDLVLGRDEAKDEIVKILVNQVRDNQNVSVLPIVGVGGLGKTTLAQLVFNDERIAKHFEPKLWVWVSEDFNVKRIIKALINSIRGTPVEELELDPLQRKLQELLRGKRYLVVLDDVWNENLEEWEKLKSVLECGSRGSSIIMTTRMEKVATIIGTLQTYYLLSLSENHSWSLFRQRAFGRQEVEEYPNLVVIGKEIVKKCGGVPLAAKALGGFLRFKRQENEWNSVKCSEIWNLPQDTTHILPALRLSYLNLPVELRGCFAYCAAFPKGYEFEIEEVIHLWMANGLLSSNETMEVEDVGVAVLTELYYRSLFQAVKEDEFGNALTFKMHDLVHDLARSVMKAKHGGTESNRTMILGMPDDQLTVAFPITITGIDQCFSFLSKCGSLRALMVKSMESTQEEFTKLSHAISKLKHLRHLDLSRSLIVELPNSICDLWNLQILNLNDSLILLSLPKGMRFLRNLRHLCLQGCWSLTHMPSGIGKLTCLRTLSMVVLGGKKGFQLSELQDLNMLGGELTIGHLERIEDKKDAEEACLIKKHSLRWLNLYWDSERTLQRYNDEEVLEALKPCPNLQLLRVLGFNGSSFLSWISTVTKVTVNESAAEYIVGAQESTAAAAAMSPLLKQLTLENMPNLKGMLGREVPGTPGVFSQLQSLSFKDCPMLTLPLPRMLSLKELCVDSCPNMAWVSISNLTALKELTIKHSPELEPLPEEGLRGLASLQELHLVRCYNLVSLSMGTKALKSLTRLCINGSHATALPEEVKNFPALQKLELENFRNLTSLPDWFGDHLTSLQDLTLKYCPLETFPSSIQKMTTLQHLTIFRCYRLGRQCKRGGEEWHKIKHIPDLKIEN; this is encoded by the coding sequence ATGGAAGCATTTGTGGGAATTCTCGTCGATACTTTGAATTCCATGATCCAGAAGGAGAGTGGATTGCTTTGTGGTGTTGCAACTGACATGGAAAAGATTGCACGCTTGCTCTCCACCATCAAGGCAGTCCTTGAAGATGCTGAGCAGAAGCAATTCACAGACAAGGCAATACAACTCTGGTTTCAGGAGCTCAATGGTGTTGCCTATGAAATCGATGATGTATTGGATGATTACGCAGCTGAAGCCTCAAGAGTCAAGtacaaaaattctggttgttTTAGTTTGATGTGTTACCCTATAGCAGGAAACTTAGTGTTTCGTCACAGGATTGGGACAAGGATGAAGGAGATCCTTGAAAAATTTAATGCAATAGCTGATGAGCGGATAAAGCTTGGTTTGATTGATCAGAAGCGTGGGAGCAACCACTTTCAGGTTGATTCTACTGGAACACGTGAGACTGGTTCCTTGCTAAAGGAACCTGATCTAGTCCTTGGAAGGGACGAGGCGAAAGACGAGATTGTGAAAATATTGGTGAATCAAGTCAGAGATAATCAAAATGTATCAGTGCTCCCTATAGTGGGTGTTGGAGGCCTTGGAAAGACAACACTTGCCCAATTGGTGTTTAATGATGAGCGCATAGCCAAGCATTTTGAGCCAAAACTCTGGGTTTGGGTCTCAGAGGATTTTAATGTGAAGAGGATTATAAAAGCCTTAATTAATTCAATACGAGGGACTCCTGTTGAAGAATTAGAATTGGATCCTCTGCAAAGAAAACTTCAAGAGTTGTTGAGAGGGAAAAGATACTTGGTTGTACTGGATGATGTCTGGAATGAGAATCTAGAGGAATGGGAGAAACTGAAATCTGTTCTGGAATGCGGATCAAGAGGTAGTTCAATCATCATGACAACTCGCATGGAGAAGGTTGCCACAATAATTGGCACATTACAAACATATTATCTGTTGAGTTTGTCAGAGAATCATAGTTGGTCACTATTTAGGCAACGGGCATTTGGCCGTCAAGAGGTTGAAGAATATCCTAACCTTGTAGTTATCGGAAAAGAGATTGTGAAAAAATGTGGTGGTGTTCCTCTGGCTGCAAAGGCTCTTGGAGGCTTTCTACGATTTAAAAGGCAAGAAAATGAATGGAACTCCGTCAAATGCAGTGAAATTTGGAACTTACCTCAAGATACAACACATATCTTGCCCGCGTTAAGATTGAGCTACCTTAATCTTCCGGTAGAGTTGAGAGGTTGCTTTGCATATTGTGCAGCATTTCCCAAGGGCTATGAATTTGAAATAGAAGAGGTAATACATTTGTGGATGGCAAATGGATTGCTTTCATCTAATGAAACAATGGAAGTGGAAGATGTTGGTGTTGCCGTGCTGACTGAACTATATTATAGATCACTATTCCAAGCAGtaaaggaagatgaatttggCAATGCCCTCACTTTTAAGATGCATGACCTTGTCCATGATTTGGCTCGATCAGTAATGAAGGCTAAACACGGTGGAACAGAGTCAAATAGAACGATGATATTAGGTATGCCAGATGATCAGCTAACAGTGGCTTTTCCTATTACAATCACAGGCATTGACCAgtgcttttctttcttgtcaAAATGTGGCTCCCTGAGGGCTCTCATGGTAAAGTCAATGGAGTCTACCCAAGAAGAGTTTACGAAGTTGTCACATGCAATAAGCAAACTGAAACATTTAAGGCATCTAGATCTTTCAAGATCTTTAATTGTTGAACTCCCCAATTCAATTTGTGACTTGTGGAATTTGCAAATTTTAAACCTAAATGATTCTCTCATTCTTTTGAGTCTACCCAAGGGCATGAGATTCCTCAGAAATCTTCGGCATCTTTGTCTACAGGGGTGCTGGAGTTTGACTCACATGCCAAGTGGAATTGGGAAGCTGACTTGCCTACGGACGTTGAGTATGGTCGTCTTGGGTGGCAAAAAGGGCTTCCAACTAAGTGAGTTGCAAGACTTAAATATGCTTGGAGGAGAGCTAACAATTGGGCACCTTGAGAGGATTGAAGACAAAAAGGATGCAGAAGAAGCTTGCTTAATTAAAAAACATAGTCTCCGCTGGTTGAATTTGTATTGGGATTCCGAAAGAACGCTTCAACGGTACAATGATGAGGAAGTGCTTGAAGCCCTCAAACCCTGCCCCAACCTTCAACTGCTGCGTGTCCTAGGCTTCAACGGTTCATCATTTCTATCTTGGATTTCAACTGTAACAAAAGTTACTGTGAACGAAAGTGCAGCGGAGTACATAGTTGGGGCCCAAGAGAGTACTGCCGCTGCTGCTGCAATGTCCCCATTATTGAAACAACTAACGTTAGAGAACATGCCCAACCTAAAAGGAATGTTAGGAAGAGAAGTCCCAGGTACTCCAGGGGTATTCTCTCAACTTCAATCCTTGTCCTTTAAGGATTGCCCAATGTTGACATTGCCATTGCCACGTATGCTGTCCCTAAAGGAGTTATGCGTCGACAGCTGCCCGAACATGGCATGGGTCTCAATCTCCAATCTCACGGCTTTGAAGGAATTGACCATCAAGCACTCTCCCGAGCTGGAGCCTCTGCCAGAAGAAGGGTTGCGAGGCCTTGCTTCTTTGCAAGAACTCCATTTGGTCCGATGCTATAATTTGGTGAGTCTCTCAATGGGGACTAAAGCCCTCAAATCCCTGACTCGTCTATGTATCAATGGGTCACACGCGACAGCTCTGCCAGAGGAAGTCAAAAATTTCCCCGCACTACAAAAACTGGAACTGGAGAATTTTCGCAATTTAACTTCATTGCCAGACTGGTTTGGAGACCACCTCACTTCTCTTCAAGACCTGACACTAAAATATTGTCCGCTTGAAACATTTCCATCCAGCATTCAAAAGATGACGACACTTCAACATTTGACTATATTTCGCTGCTACCGACTGGGACGACAGTGTAAAAGGGGAGGAGAGGAATGGCACAAAATTAAGCACATCCCGGacctgaaaattgaaaattga